GGTCGCACGTCGCACGCGTGCTTGGTGGGGCACTTACAGAGATCCGGCCGCTGATTCATGATGGATCGGTGACGGTGGGCGACATCAACTCGGCTGAGCGCGCGATCGAGCGCGAGATGCTGATGACGATCACGGACCTCAAGCGCGGCCTGGGCGTTCTGGCAACCACCGGCGCGACCGCTCCGTTCGTCGGACTTTTGGGAACCACGATGGGAATCGTGAACTCCTTCGCCG
The nucleotide sequence above comes from Gemmatimonadaceae bacterium. Encoded proteins:
- a CDS encoding MotA/TolQ/ExbB proton channel family protein, with the translated sequence MQLSLLDLWNQMGGFARGIVFTLVIMSVWSLSVTIKKWWDLRQAQKETRKFAPEFSQFLEEDNLAEAVTLADKYKRSHVARVLGGALTEIRPLIHDGSVTVGDINSAERAIEREMLMTITDLKRGLGVLATTGATAPFVGLLGTTMGIVNSFA